From a single Candidatus Gastranaerophilales bacterium genomic region:
- a CDS encoding prepilin-type N-terminal cleavage/methylation domain-containing protein, with protein sequence MDKYHAQKDDAFTLAEVLITLMVIGVLAAITIPSLVQSFEERAAVSQLRKTYAALQQAFKLAENENGPVASSYTTVSEYAKALTKYLPVIKDCGTQALGCAGKYKLINGDNYVESQEYYNVEGYNTAYKVVLNDGAGVYIFFSPGCNDSAYGSLYYKNKSCSLLTVGINGAKPPNLFGKDMFFFCNTTEGIVPSGGSSTSYCHIYHNASCKNMSSNGIGCARWVIERGNMNYLHKDTTW encoded by the coding sequence ATGGACAAATATCATGCACAAAAGGATGATGCTTTCACTCTCGCTGAAGTTTTAATAACTCTTATGGTTATCGGAGTTCTTGCAGCGATTACCATTCCCAGCCTTGTTCAGTCTTTTGAAGAAAGAGCTGCAGTATCTCAACTGAGAAAAACCTATGCGGCTTTGCAACAAGCCTTTAAACTTGCAGAAAATGAAAACGGTCCGGTAGCAAGCTCTTATACCACCGTTAGTGAGTATGCAAAAGCGCTTACAAAATATCTTCCCGTTATAAAAGATTGCGGAACCCAAGCTCTAGGCTGCGCAGGAAAATACAAATTAATAAATGGAGATAACTATGTTGAATCTCAAGAATACTATAATGTAGAAGGCTATAATACTGCTTATAAAGTAGTTTTAAATGATGGGGCAGGAGTTTACATATTTTTCTCTCCCGGTTGTAATGATTCTGCCTATGGAAGCTTATACTATAAAAATAAGTCTTGCAGCCTTCTGACTGTTGGTATAAATGGAGCTAAACCTCCTAACTTGTTTGGGAAAGACATGTTCTTCTTTTGCAACACAACAGAAGGTATTGTACCAAGTGGCGGTTCCTCCACGTCGTACTGTCATATTTATCATAATGCATCTTGCAAAAACATGTCTTCAAATGGAATAGGTTGCGCGCGTTGGGTTATTGAGCGCGGTAATATGAATTATCTTCATAAAGATACAACATGGTAG
- a CDS encoding DUF881 domain-containing protein, which produces MKLKLDENQKYSVFVIIISAIFACIITVQLVYYSGYKEPDSAMMKKIESLVGILKELNTSNEQLNQEVIRLEREIFELKHGINPALKSKHLEELYMDAGLTDITGKGLVIDVVEPMQKEKSEQNYTNVLQSDDLLKLVNALKIAGAQAISVNAERLIATSAITTVDNAIVINKRKINPPYQIKVIGDYDTINSALTMRGGLAEYLKLFAIELYVQKNDNLTVPRYKK; this is translated from the coding sequence ATGAAACTAAAGTTAGATGAAAATCAAAAATACAGCGTTTTTGTAATAATTATATCGGCGATATTTGCCTGTATTATTACTGTTCAGCTTGTTTACTATTCAGGATACAAAGAACCTGACAGTGCAATGATGAAAAAAATAGAAAGTCTGGTAGGGATACTAAAAGAGTTAAACACCAGTAATGAGCAGCTAAATCAGGAAGTAATAAGGCTGGAGCGAGAAATATTTGAACTGAAGCATGGTATCAACCCTGCTTTGAAGTCCAAACACCTTGAAGAATTATATATGGACGCGGGTTTGACGGATATAACAGGGAAAGGGCTTGTTATAGACGTTGTAGAGCCTATGCAAAAAGAAAAATCAGAGCAGAATTATACAAATGTCCTTCAGAGCGATGACTTGCTTAAACTTGTTAATGCCCTTAAAATTGCGGGAGCGCAGGCTATTTCCGTAAACGCTGAAAGACTTATAGCTACAAGTGCAATAACTACTGTTGACAATGCTATAGTCATCAATAAACGTAAAATTAACCCCCCTTATCAAATAAAAGTGATAGGTGATTATGATACTATTAACTCTGCATTAACAATGCGCGGAGGGTTGGCTGAATATTTGAAATTATTTGCTATCGAGCTTTATGTACAAAAGAATGATAACCTTACAGTGCCAAGGTACAAAAAATAG
- the rlmD gene encoding 23S rRNA (uracil(1939)-C(5))-methyltransferase RlmD yields MQTLDTNNYIYEVEITSMANGGAGIGKIDNLAVFVDGAVTGDIVRVKTFSKNKSFYKAQLLEVIKPSPSRVKPICALHNVCGGCQWQFIDYDYQLEAKQNIVKDCFKKIAGVDFDVKSTVASPKTTEYRCKIQLPVSQTKNSKRILSGYYQKGSHELVNIKFCPIQPKIINIITEFIKKRAQELQLSGYAEKTHKGLLRHFVFRYSLEENVLVLVFVINAKDILPALKRLAKDTMKEFAQVKGVLANFNTDKSNLIMTEDFALINGDDFVKEKLSDKIYKISAGSFFQVNPSTASNIVDFIKDKVDNVQSLLDVYCGAGAFSIALSGKAQNITGIEYSKSAIEDAKENLKLNSVDNVEFLQGDAQVILESLAEQGRSFETAVVDPPRKGCSDETLTTLIKLVKKQLIYVSCDPSTLARDVKFLLANGFELKEIQPFDMFPHTYHVETIAILNKTN; encoded by the coding sequence ATGCAAACATTAGATACAAATAACTATATTTATGAAGTTGAAATAACTTCGATGGCAAACGGCGGAGCAGGTATCGGCAAGATTGATAACCTTGCGGTCTTTGTTGATGGTGCTGTTACCGGTGATATAGTAAGGGTCAAAACTTTTTCAAAAAATAAAAGTTTTTATAAAGCGCAGCTTCTTGAGGTTATTAAGCCTTCGCCTTCCAGAGTGAAGCCGATTTGTGCTTTGCATAATGTTTGCGGCGGCTGTCAATGGCAGTTTATTGATTATGATTATCAGCTTGAGGCTAAGCAAAATATAGTGAAAGACTGCTTTAAAAAAATAGCGGGAGTTGATTTTGATGTGAAATCAACCGTTGCAAGTCCTAAAACTACAGAATATCGCTGCAAAATTCAGCTGCCTGTATCTCAAACAAAAAACTCGAAGAGAATTTTGTCGGGTTATTATCAAAAAGGTTCTCACGAGCTCGTTAATATCAAATTCTGTCCCATACAGCCTAAGATAATCAATATTATAACGGAGTTTATAAAGAAAAGGGCGCAGGAACTGCAGCTTAGCGGCTATGCTGAAAAAACTCATAAGGGGCTTTTAAGACACTTTGTTTTCAGGTATTCATTGGAAGAAAATGTCCTGGTTTTGGTATTTGTGATAAATGCAAAAGACATTTTGCCGGCGTTAAAACGGCTTGCAAAAGATACTATGAAAGAGTTTGCACAGGTAAAAGGCGTGCTTGCAAATTTTAACACCGATAAATCAAATCTTATAATGACAGAAGATTTTGCTTTAATAAATGGTGATGATTTTGTCAAAGAAAAACTCTCTGATAAAATCTATAAAATCAGTGCCGGCAGTTTTTTTCAGGTTAATCCCTCTACCGCTTCCAATATAGTTGATTTTATAAAAGATAAGGTGGATAATGTTCAAAGTTTGCTTGATGTTTACTGCGGAGCAGGGGCTTTTAGTATTGCACTTAGCGGCAAAGCGCAAAATATTACTGGGATCGAATATTCTAAAAGTGCAATAGAGGATGCCAAAGAAAATTTGAAGCTTAATTCTGTTGATAATGTTGAGTTTTTGCAGGGTGATGCTCAGGTAATATTAGAAAGTTTGGCAGAGCAGGGCAGGAGTTTTGAAACAGCTGTAGTAGACCCGCCGCGTAAAGGCTGTTCTGATGAAACACTTACAACTTTGATAAAACTTGTTAAAAAACAACTTATCTACGTAAGCTGCGACCCTTCCACCCTGGCGAGGGATGTGAAGTTTTTGCTTGCAAACGGGTTTGAATTAAAAGAAATTCAGCCGTTTGATATGTTTCCCCATACCTACCATGTAGAAACGATAGCGATTTTGAATAAAACAAATTAA
- a CDS encoding type II secretion system protein, translating to MKKGFTLAEVLVTLMVIGIVAVLTIPSILENIQKTQLVSAYKRMFSETFSAVTEMVVKEDCGKRFLCTGQFQTDDPLEFGNSLTSVLSTVVNCKKNDMDCFTQFVNPNYDGSGTSDSIVNQVAALNDGEAATYYYFKNVRGASYLIHSFGTDCETNLSTDNTIDNPMRGVCGYMVIDVNGEKSPNAWGRDVFGMWITDYKVLELYPFGGQYDNKIPKTTCRAADTNGMGCAGRILEDGWTMQY from the coding sequence ATGAAAAAAGGTTTTACTTTGGCTGAGGTATTGGTAACCTTGATGGTTATAGGTATAGTAGCGGTTTTAACTATACCGTCAATACTGGAAAATATACAAAAAACACAATTAGTAAGTGCGTACAAAAGAATGTTCTCTGAAACATTCAGCGCTGTAACCGAAATGGTGGTTAAAGAAGATTGCGGAAAAAGATTTCTGTGTACGGGGCAATTTCAGACTGATGACCCCTTAGAGTTTGGCAATAGTTTAACTTCCGTATTATCAACCGTTGTAAATTGTAAAAAAAATGATATGGATTGCTTTACTCAGTTTGTTAACCCCAACTATGACGGCAGCGGCACAAGCGATTCTATAGTAAATCAGGTTGCTGCTTTGAATGATGGAGAGGCTGCCACTTACTACTATTTCAAAAATGTAAGAGGGGCTTCTTATTTAATTCACAGTTTTGGTACAGATTGTGAAACCAATCTCTCTACGGACAACACCATTGATAACCCGATGAGGGGTGTTTGCGGTTATATGGTAATTGATGTTAACGGAGAAAAATCGCCTAATGCCTGGGGACGGGATGTTTTCGGTATGTGGATTACCGATTACAAAGTTTTGGAGCTTTATCCTTTCGGAGGGCAGTATGACAATAAAATCCCTAAGACTACTTGTCGTGCAGCTGATACAAACGGTATGGGTTGTGCCGGCCGGATATTAGAAGACGGCTGGACGATGCAGTATTAA
- a CDS encoding methionine gamma-lyase family protein, which yields MDNITQIIEKAETELFDVFKKYDKIRDFNQEKVLNAFIKNKVGEEHFAYVSGYGHDDMGRETIDKVFADIFQTQSAIVRNHFVSGTHALSCVLFGLLRPGDKLVSAAGSPYDTMEEVIGKRGDTKSSLKSFNVDYEEVPLIDNNLIDLKAIEKQVDKNTTMVLIQRSRGYSTRKSLDIDTIEEIVKIIKFKNPECICFADNCYGEFVEDKEPTQAGVDIIAGSLIKNPGGSIVECGGYIAGKEELVNLSAARLTAPGIGAKGGSMLNQSRLILQGVFMAPSIVIDAIKGAVLVSKVLLDMGYKTTPDPFDKRTDIIQAIEFGRPEPLIGFCKALQASSPVNSYLTPIPDEVPGYDDRLIMAGGSFIEGSTIELSADGPLREPYVAYMQGGINYSHVKTALKNVLKEIL from the coding sequence ATGGATAATATTACTCAAATTATAGAAAAAGCGGAAACAGAACTATTTGATGTATTTAAAAAATACGATAAGATAAGGGATTTTAATCAGGAAAAAGTTTTAAATGCCTTTATAAAAAACAAAGTCGGGGAAGAACATTTCGCTTACGTAAGCGGCTACGGGCATGATGATATGGGCAGAGAAACTATTGATAAAGTTTTTGCCGATATATTTCAAACACAAAGCGCCATCGTGCGAAACCACTTTGTATCAGGAACTCATGCGCTCTCTTGCGTACTATTTGGGCTTTTAAGACCCGGCGATAAACTTGTTTCAGCTGCAGGCAGCCCGTACGATACAATGGAAGAAGTCATCGGCAAAAGAGGCGATACTAAAAGCAGCCTGAAAAGCTTCAATGTAGATTATGAGGAAGTACCTCTTATTGATAATAACCTGATTGACTTAAAAGCCATCGAAAAACAAGTTGATAAAAATACCACAATGGTTTTAATACAGCGCTCAAGGGGCTACAGCACAAGAAAATCGCTTGATATAGATACAATCGAAGAAATCGTAAAAATAATAAAATTCAAAAATCCTGAATGTATATGCTTTGCAGACAACTGCTACGGTGAATTTGTAGAAGACAAAGAACCCACTCAAGCGGGAGTTGATATAATTGCAGGCTCTTTAATCAAGAACCCCGGCGGGTCAATTGTAGAGTGCGGCGGATATATTGCAGGTAAAGAAGAATTAGTCAATTTAAGCGCTGCAAGACTAACCGCCCCCGGCATAGGGGCAAAAGGCGGAAGTATGCTCAATCAATCAAGATTAATACTACAGGGTGTATTTATGGCGCCCTCTATCGTTATAGATGCAATAAAAGGCGCTGTTTTGGTTTCTAAGGTTTTGCTTGATATGGGCTATAAAACTACCCCAGACCCTTTTGATAAACGAACGGATATAATCCAGGCAATAGAATTCGGCAGACCTGAACCGTTAATAGGTTTTTGCAAAGCATTACAAGCAAGCAGCCCGGTAAATTCATACCTCACCCCTATCCCTGATGAAGTTCCGGGGTACGATGACAGGCTTATTATGGCAGGCGGCAGCTTTATAGAGGGTTCAACCATCGAACTTAGCGCTGACGGTCCTTTGAGAGAGCCTTATGTAGCTTATATGCAAGGCGGTATTAACTATTCTCACGTTAAAACAGCATTAAAGAATGTGCTGAAAGAAATATTGTAA
- a CDS encoding MBOAT family protein, whose amino-acid sequence MLFNSYIFMLAFLPIAVAVYFLLNKNRLLIAGTTWLLFASLVFYGWFNPKYLLLIFISMMFNYAIGSALVRDDFQKSTISPKALLAFGIVMNILALAYYKYFDFFISNINTVFHADLPLLKIALPLAISFITFKQIAYLSDCYKKIVKDYDFLNYCLFICFFPPLISGPIVHYQEIMPQFEKLRNKVLSYKNITWGLFMFAIGLFKKSIMASSFAEIVNTGFVPGLEVTLFSGWLIAVAYAFQLYFDFSGYTDMAFGVAKMFNIDLPLNFNSPYKSDSIQDFWRRWHITLGRFLRDYIYIPLGGSRVGNVRTYVNLFTTFLIGGFWHGASWMFIIWGALQGGGLVIHRLWRKLNIGMPRFIAIAITFVFSVISFVYFRAAEIPIANNIVKAMFGFNGIVLPRFNYNTIKFLKDGADYIVMSDSVILFAASFILIFFCLNSNEIMARFKFKPWMGYALMLLYAVILLNMSKISEFLYFNF is encoded by the coding sequence ATGCTATTTAATTCATATATTTTTATGCTTGCGTTTTTACCCATAGCGGTAGCTGTGTATTTTCTTTTGAATAAGAACAGATTGCTGATAGCCGGAACAACATGGCTGCTTTTTGCTTCTTTGGTTTTTTACGGATGGTTCAACCCTAAGTATTTACTCTTGATTTTTATTTCTATGATGTTTAACTACGCAATTGGCAGTGCGCTTGTAAGGGATGACTTTCAAAAGAGTACAATCAGTCCCAAAGCGCTTTTAGCTTTTGGTATAGTGATGAATATTTTGGCGCTTGCTTATTACAAGTATTTTGACTTTTTTATAAGCAATATAAATACTGTTTTTCACGCAGACTTACCGTTGCTTAAAATAGCATTGCCTTTGGCTATCAGCTTTATTACTTTTAAACAGATAGCATATTTGTCTGATTGTTACAAAAAAATTGTGAAAGACTATGATTTTTTGAATTATTGTTTATTTATTTGTTTTTTCCCGCCTTTAATATCAGGTCCTATAGTTCACTACCAAGAGATTATGCCTCAATTTGAAAAGCTAAGAAACAAGGTATTGAGCTATAAAAACATCACATGGGGACTTTTTATGTTTGCAATAGGGCTGTTTAAGAAATCTATTATGGCATCTTCCTTTGCAGAAATTGTAAACACAGGATTTGTTCCCGGATTGGAGGTAACTCTTTTTAGCGGTTGGTTAATTGCTGTCGCCTATGCTTTTCAATTATATTTTGATTTTTCGGGTTATACTGATATGGCCTTTGGTGTAGCTAAAATGTTTAATATTGATTTGCCGCTTAACTTTAACAGCCCTTATAAGTCTGACAGTATACAGGATTTTTGGCGCAGGTGGCATATCACGCTGGGGCGTTTTTTGAGGGATTATATTTATATTCCTTTGGGCGGAAGCCGCGTCGGAAACGTCAGGACATACGTGAATTTGTTTACGACGTTTTTAATAGGAGGTTTTTGGCACGGTGCAAGCTGGATGTTTATTATCTGGGGCGCTTTGCAGGGCGGGGGGCTTGTGATACACAGGCTGTGGCGCAAGCTTAATATAGGAATGCCCAGATTTATCGCCATTGCAATTACCTTTGTATTCTCTGTGATTTCATTTGTTTACTTTAGAGCTGCGGAAATCCCGATAGCAAATAATATAGTAAAAGCTATGTTTGGGTTTAACGGTATTGTACTGCCGCGATTTAACTATAATACTATTAAATTTTTGAAAGATGGTGCGGATTATATTGTTATGTCTGACAGTGTTATATTATTTGCAGCTTCTTTTATTTTAATATTCTTCTGCTTAAACTCTAATGAAATTATGGCAAGGTTTAAATTTAAACCTTGGATGGGTTATGCTTTAATGTTACTTTATGCTGTTATTTTATTAAATATGTCAAAAATCAGCGAGTTTTTATACTTTAATTTTTAG
- the ispF gene encoding 2-C-methyl-D-erythritol 2,4-cyclodiphosphate synthase, with protein sequence MENVRIGQGYDIHELVSNRKLVIGGVTIPYIKGLLGHSDADVLIHAIIDAMLGALSLGDIGTHFPPDDELYRNISSLKLLEHVNHLILDEGYTISNLDSTIIAQKPKMNDYIPLMRQALADTLKVAQTQISIKAKTNEKLDSMGEGRSVAAQAVVLLIKR encoded by the coding sequence ATGGAAAATGTAAGAATTGGACAGGGGTACGATATTCATGAATTGGTTTCTAACAGGAAGCTGGTTATTGGCGGTGTTACAATCCCTTATATAAAAGGTTTGTTAGGTCATAGTGATGCTGATGTTTTGATACATGCCATTATTGATGCTATGCTTGGAGCCTTATCTTTAGGCGATATAGGAACACATTTTCCTCCCGATGATGAATTATACAGAAATATCAGCAGCCTTAAATTGCTGGAGCATGTTAACCATCTTATTTTGGATGAAGGCTATACTATAAGTAACTTAGATTCGACTATTATTGCCCAAAAACCTAAAATGAATGATTATATTCCTCTGATGAGGCAGGCGCTTGCCGATACCCTGAAGGTTGCTCAAACACAAATTTCCATTAAAGCAAAGACCAACGAAAAACTGGATTCTATGGGTGAGGGGCGTTCTGTTGCAGCTCAGGCGGTTGTGCTTTTAATCAAAAGATAA
- a CDS encoding glycosyltransferase, translated as MKISFITASYNYQDYIAETINSVIAQTYEDWELIIVDDGSKDNSVNLIKEFCAKNPKIKLFTHQNNENKGLVETIKLGLSKAQGEFVAFLESDDYIAPDYIEKKLAVLNQYPDVKFIFNDIEMFGNQEKINEMKKYFEKLYGVFDKVTEPVRIYKYFFFYNFVPTFSCVMVNRNVLMECNFDSPIKAWVDWWLWAQISFENDFYFLKEKLTFWRMHQTSYINRAAKTVDDNQQMFFRELLKFLKPVDFPYYLLVAIIKTRRIEKIFRGLLNKILAMNILVVYDKKPKTE; from the coding sequence ATGAAAATTTCATTTATTACAGCGAGTTATAATTATCAGGACTATATTGCAGAAACTATCAATTCTGTAATAGCCCAAACTTATGAGGATTGGGAGCTAATCATTGTTGATGACGGTTCAAAAGATAATTCGGTTAATCTTATAAAAGAGTTCTGCGCAAAAAATCCTAAAATAAAACTTTTTACCCACCAAAACAATGAAAACAAAGGGCTTGTAGAAACAATTAAACTTGGACTTTCAAAAGCTCAAGGAGAGTTTGTTGCTTTTCTGGAGTCCGATGATTATATTGCTCCTGATTATATAGAAAAAAAACTTGCAGTCTTAAATCAATATCCTGATGTTAAATTTATCTTTAATGATATTGAAATGTTTGGAAATCAGGAAAAAATAAACGAGATGAAAAAATATTTTGAAAAATTATATGGTGTTTTTGATAAAGTAACTGAGCCTGTCAGGATTTATAAATATTTTTTCTTTTATAATTTTGTGCCGACATTTTCTTGTGTTATGGTAAATCGCAACGTCCTTATGGAGTGCAATTTTGACTCCCCTATAAAGGCCTGGGTTGATTGGTGGCTTTGGGCTCAGATTTCATTTGAAAATGATTTTTACTTTTTAAAAGAAAAACTTACTTTTTGGCGGATGCACCAAACAAGTTATATAAACCGTGCGGCTAAAACGGTAGATGATAATCAGCAGATGTTTTTCAGAGAACTTTTAAAATTTTTAAAACCCGTTGATTTTCCTTATTATTTGCTGGTGGCGATAATTAAGACCCGCCGTATTGAAAAAATATTTAGAGGTTTGTTAAATAAAATTCTGGCAATGAACATTCTTGTTGTTTACGATAAAAAGCCAAAGACAGAGTAA
- the rpsP gene encoding 30S ribosomal protein S16: MVKIRLKRLGYKKNPVFRIIVINSREKREGRPIQELGFYNPKTKEMKLDKAAALDWVKKGAQASETVQYLLNNCNEDGTLNYKKAEKEKLSKKAVAKLEEQKKSEAEAKAKAAEEAKAAAEAPKEEPAPVQEEVVAEAPTEEEAPAKEEAVAEAPTEEEAPAKEEAVAEAPTEEEAPAKEEAVAEAPTEEEAPAKEEAAVETAEA; encoded by the coding sequence ATGGTAAAAATTCGTTTAAAACGCTTAGGTTATAAGAAAAACCCTGTCTTTAGAATTATTGTTATTAATTCAAGAGAAAAAAGAGAAGGTCGTCCTATCCAGGAATTGGGCTTCTATAACCCTAAAACAAAAGAAATGAAATTAGATAAAGCTGCAGCCTTAGATTGGGTAAAAAAAGGCGCTCAAGCCAGCGAAACCGTACAATATTTATTGAACAACTGCAACGAAGACGGTACTTTAAACTACAAAAAAGCTGAAAAAGAAAAACTTTCTAAAAAAGCTGTAGCAAAATTGGAAGAACAGAAGAAATCCGAAGCGGAAGCTAAGGCAAAAGCCGCAGAAGAAGCAAAAGCAGCGGCAGAAGCTCCCAAGGAAGAACCAGCTCCTGTCCAGGAAGAAGTTGTTGCAGAAGCTCCTACAGAAGAGGAAGCGCCCGCTAAAGAAGAAGCTGTTGCAGAAGCTCCTACAGAAGAGGAAGCGCCTGCTAAAGAAGAAGCTGTTGCAGAAGCTCCTACAGAAGAGGAAGCGCCTGCTAAAGAAGAAGCTGTTGCAGAAGCTCCTACAGAAGAGGAAGCGCCTGCTAAAGAAGAAGCTGCTGTTGAAACTGCAGAAGCATAA
- a CDS encoding LL-diaminopimelate aminotransferase encodes MQPSKRLDRIPPYLFAEIDRKIDEAKAKGIDIISLGIGDPDTPTLPNVVEAMHKAIDDPSTHDYPPYQGTLEFRQASCDWMKKRFGVELDANSEMLAMIGSKEGIAHIFFAFADPGDITLVPDPGYPVYQNGTILAGAEPYYMPLLAENKFLPDFDKIPADIASKAKLMFLNYPNNPTGATATLDFFRKAVEFAKKYDILICNDQAYSEMTYDGYVAPSILEIEGAKDIAIEFYSHSKSYNMTGWRIGFACGNAKAVKALGTIKNNIDSGVFKAIQKAGTEAYNTPKEVIDNLNKMYQKRRDIIEEGLKDLGWDITPSKATFYLWLPTPAGMSSEEFVTLMLEKAHVVVPPGTGYGKCGQGYFRIALTKDEKILKEAVQRMKNANIRYK; translated from the coding sequence ATGCAGCCGTCAAAAAGATTAGACAGAATTCCGCCATATTTATTTGCGGAAATAGACAGAAAAATTGATGAAGCCAAAGCCAAAGGAATAGATATAATAAGTTTGGGAATAGGCGACCCTGATACCCCGACGCTTCCTAATGTTGTAGAAGCAATGCATAAAGCTATTGATGACCCTTCTACACATGATTATCCTCCTTATCAGGGTACGTTGGAGTTTAGGCAGGCAAGCTGCGATTGGATGAAGAAAAGATTCGGCGTTGAACTTGATGCTAACAGCGAAATGCTCGCTATGATAGGTTCAAAAGAAGGGATTGCCCACATATTTTTTGCTTTTGCTGACCCCGGCGATATTACACTCGTTCCGGACCCCGGATATCCTGTTTACCAAAACGGTACAATTTTAGCAGGCGCAGAACCATATTATATGCCGCTTCTTGCTGAAAATAAGTTTTTGCCTGATTTTGACAAAATCCCTGCCGATATTGCATCAAAAGCTAAACTTATGTTTTTAAACTACCCTAATAACCCTACAGGCGCTACTGCAACATTGGATTTTTTCAGAAAAGCTGTTGAGTTTGCTAAAAAATACGATATTTTAATCTGTAACGACCAAGCTTACAGCGAAATGACTTATGACGGTTATGTCGCGCCGAGTATATTGGAAATTGAAGGCGCAAAGGATATTGCAATCGAATTTTATTCCCACAGTAAATCATATAATATGACAGGCTGGAGAATAGGTTTTGCCTGCGGTAATGCTAAGGCTGTCAAAGCTTTGGGTACAATTAAAAACAATATCGACAGCGGTGTGTTTAAAGCCATACAAAAAGCAGGTACAGAAGCTTATAACACCCCCAAAGAAGTTATTGATAACCTTAATAAAATGTATCAAAAGAGAAGAGATATTATTGAAGAAGGTTTAAAAGATTTAGGTTGGGATATTACGCCTTCAAAAGCTACTTTTTATCTTTGGCTGCCAACGCCTGCGGGCATGAGCAGCGAAGAGTTTGTTACTTTAATGCTTGAAAAAGCGCACGTAGTAGTTCCGCCGGGAACAGGCTACGGTAAATGCGGTCAGGGTTACTTTAGAATAGCGTTAACCAAAGATGAAAAAATCCTTAAAGAAGCTGTTCAAAGAATGAAAAATGCAAACATTAGATACAAATAA